One Gossypium hirsutum isolate 1008001.06 chromosome A08, Gossypium_hirsutum_v2.1, whole genome shotgun sequence genomic window, CAACAACTCGATCAGCTTCAAATGTAGTGCAGGAAACGTTGATGCAACAACAAGATAGTATTGGTCTAATGAAGTCCCGGGCAGAAAATGATTTGTCAGATAGTGAAGCTACATCAGACTCAATACCGGATATGTTGATTTTTTCCCCAGATCCTGACGCTTCATCCAGGAATAAACCTATTCATAAGGGGGCTGATGATGGTAATGACAAGTGCCAAACAGCTAAAATTGATTTGAGTAAATCCATTTTCCTGACACTTAACAACTATGATACTACAATCTTGGATGCCAGTAACAGCTCTGATAAAATTGATCCAGTTTTGCATCAAGATGAAAAGTTTTACGAGTGGAGAACCCCTGACAGCAATATGGTATGCAACGAAAAATTATCTAATGCAGAATGCAGCCGAACTTCTGGTGTTGCTATTGATAGTTGGAAAAAAGATTCACATGTCTCTCAGAAGATGGTCACTTCATCCTTGGATATTAAGGATAACATAAAGTATCCACAGACCTCGGACAAAACCACAAATGATAtaattgaatgttgtgatttCAGTGGGAAAGTAATTGTTGGACAAGGGAGCATTACTTCAGGCACCAGCAACCCTGAAGTCACATGCTTATTTCCAAAGACCATGGAAGACATAAAAGATGAGAGTTTGGCGGGTGTTCTTATCTCTGATTCATTGAATGGCCCATTGTTGGTTAAACCGCAACAATTGCAGTGTGTTTCAAGTCAGAAGGATATATCTAAAGAAGATATGCTGATCAGTTCAATCAATTTGTACCTATCTGCAGTTAATATTGATTCTTATCTGTGCTCAAACGTGGACAAGGATGACCTTCAGTCTATGTTACAGAATCCAGCAAAGGATGCAGCTCCTAGGAGAGACTTTTCTCTCATTGATGATGACCTTAATTATCCCATCCAAAATGCTGGGAAGATGGCCCCCATAGGATCTGTGCATGGGAATTCAATTGTAGAAGAGTTTACATTTGCTCAGACAGAAACCGCAAGCGTGAACCAACATCAAATCCAGCAAGATCCAGTAGTTATTTTTGAAGATGAGATCACAAGTGTGCCTTCTAGGATTGAAGTTTCATCTGCAATGGTCCTACCTGTGGATGTGACTGGCAGTGATATTGTTTCTCCTATTGCTAAAGATTTGGTGGATGTCATTCCAGAATCTGAGTTTGAGGTAAGACGAGTTAAATTTCATGTACAACTAACCTGTTTAGATGCTAGTAAACTTAGGTATCTTCATGGCTTTGTCCATAGGATGCTGCAGCTGATGACCCAGACAAGGATGAGACATTCAGTGATGCTCTGATAGCTGAAATGGAAGCCAAAAGCTATGGCTTGCAGGTTCCGTACTGAACTGATTTATACctgttttcaataaaaatttcttGTATAACAGGTGACAAGCTCATGCAGTGTAGTTTAGTGAAAATTTTACAGTGAAAATTCAGCTGCAAATATAAAGTTTCCCCATTGGCGAGTTAGGAAagcattcttttttatttatttttgaatgtgGTTCCATTTAGTTAGTCTATATTGAAATTCTAATTATGTGTTTGATTAAGGTATCCTCATGATTTCACAAATGAACAACATGCAAATTAACTTATGCATCAGTTTGTAATTTGATCTTGTTTACAGAGTTTCTCCCCTTCTTTCTGTCTTTTCTCCATCTCCTTCCCTTGCCATGACTTTTACTTCATGCATATTGGTAATTATCTTTAAAATCAACTCCCATAgctttcctctttttcttttttcattgaaaatcaacAATATTGCTATTAATCTACTTTTAGTATGGCAACAAGGTTAGTGGTTTAGTTAGAAGATTTGATTCTACAACTACCAGTCTTGTTTTCTCTTGTaaccaaaaaatttgaaaaaattatctATTCTCTATTATCCCCTCCTTTAACTTTACGCCTTGCTTGCAAAATTAGCTTCTGAAGGAGATTGAAACTTTTCTGATTCTGGTGGACAGATTATAAAAGATGCTGATCTCGAAGCACTAAGGGAGCTAGGATCTGGAACGTATGGAACTGTTTATCATGGAAAATGGAGGGGAACAGATGTTGCTATaaagagaataaagaaaagttGCTTTTCCGGGAGATCATCAGAACAAGATCGACTGGTGGGTTTCCAGagatatttcctttcttttctccccttctatTTCCAGTTTTCAATCCTAAGTAGGAGAGTTGATATTGAATCTCATAAGATGCTTCATAATGATTTAGGGTACATATTTGATCTATTTATGAACATTTGCTTGATTAATGTCTAAGCAATTTTATCTTTGTAAATATTCATGACAGGCGTTCTCATTTGTACTAGTTATTCTGTTGTACAAACTTTGGGTGTTGAAAATTCTAGAGAGGGAAAAATGGAATATTTTTGCTGGTTAGATGGATTTGGATAGTGCATTTGTATTCTGGGATTCAGCCAAAAAACACAATAAAGAGGCTGTAAAATATTAGCACTATTATTGTGTCATGGAAGTCAAATTCATGGGGGTAACTTTGCTCTTCTTTTCTTGAATTCTGTTAAAGTGAAATATACCCACTATTGTTATTCTGCAATTTGAGATTCATAATCTGCTTCTGTTATTTTCATAAAGCTTGTCAGTTCTCGAGTTAAAGTTGTTTGTAGCAAGCTATGACATTTATTACAAGAGATTATCTGTGATATTTATTCTGTTCTTCTGCAAATCACCTGTTTTAGGAAGATTAGCCTGTGTTTTGTCATCATTGCTTCAAATTTTAAATAGAGGGTGTTGGGAAGAAAGTAGAAAATGGCCTTCTGTTATCCTTCAGGTTAGATTTAGTGTTGACTGAGCAAGACTGGGATAACTAACTTAAACGTGAAAGGCAAAAAACAGCTAAAAATATACAGGGAGTAAGAGAGATTGAGTCCTCTGCATTTTGAGCTGGGTCGTTTTTCCCTCCTTTGCTTCCATTTTTTTCTATTGTAACAGCATGAAGAAAGGGGAATTGGTAGTAAGATCCTTTAAACACTTTTGTAGTCTTATTCTTCATTGCAGTTTGAGTTATTTTGCATGCCTGAAGCTGATGAATGTTTGGCTGTACCAGATGAAAGACTTCTGGAGAGAAGCACAGATCCTCTCAAATCTGCATCATCCAAATGTAGTTGCATTTTATGGAGTAGTACCAGATGGAATTGGAGGAACCTTGGCAACAGTAACTGAATATATGGTGAATGGATCCCTTAGGAATGTCCTAACAAAGAAGGAAAGGTAATATAGGTTCAATCTCCCAATTTTATAGTCCTTCATTCATTGATAATACACttactgtttttcttttttttggaatCCTTATGCAGATCACTTGATCTTCACTCCCAATTCTATAGTCCTTCACTTGTTAATAATGTACTtactgttttttcttttttttggaatTCTTATGCAGATCACTTGATCTTCACAAAAGGCTCATAATTGCCATGGGTGCAGCTTTTGGCATGGAATACTTGCACGCCAAAAACATTGTCCATTTTGATCTGAAATGTGACAATTTGCTTGTTAATCTAAGGGACCCACAACGACCCATATGCAAGGTAATCAAGACAAATTCCTCACTAGTAGACATTTTGATTTCAAGGTGCCTTAAGTGACATTAAAACCATAAATGGTCAGAAAAAGGAATTCTTAATTCTGGTTAAGTCCAAAATCATTTTTGGTCCACAAGATGAATGCTGATCATATGTATACAATAGAATAGCCTTAAACCTTCATTGTTCTGTAGGTTGGAGATTTTGGATTATCAAGAATCAAGCGCAATACTCTAGTTTCTGGAGGTGTGCGAGGAACTCTCCCATGGATGGCACCAGAACTGCTAAATGGTAGCAGCACCAAGGTTTCTGAAAAGGTCAGTAAAGCTGtattctaattatttaatatgtcttgCCACAGTGAAGGAAAGGATGATGCTCATTAAAGCCAAAATTTATGATATTTAATTTGACAGGTTGATGTTTTCTCATTTGGAATTTCAATGTGGGAAATCTTGACCGGGGAGGAGCCATATGCCGATATGCATTGCGGTGCCATTATTGGTAAGATTTTGATTTATCTAATATATTAATAGCCCCGATTGTGAACAAGAAAATATACATGCATGGAAAAGTGATTGACATGATATTACTTCCACTGTGGAGGGCATATGTTTGCTAAACTGGTGGATCGTCATTTTCTTTGCTATAGTATAAAACAGCAACCCAAACAACTCAAGTAATCAAATTGAAGCGATATCATAAAACTGCATGCACTTAACCATCCTTCCTGTCCAGTTTTTCACTAAACAAAAACCTTGTGCTTTTCACCAAAAATCTGGCTTTATTTTCAATTGGTGAACTATGATTGCAGGGGGGATAGTGAAGAACACTCTTCGACCTCCTATTCCAGAACATTGTGATCCCGAGTGGAGAAAGCTGATGGAACAATGCTGGTCTCCTGATCCTGAATCAAGGCCATCATTTACAGAGATAACAAACAGGCTGCGATCCATGTCTATGTTGCTTAAACCCAAGGGACCTCGCAATCAACCGAAACAAACAAGGCCATAATGTCAACGGTATGATTCAACATTATATGCGAGCACCTGTTTTGTTATTTTAGGTATACCCGTAAAGCTTAATGTCTCCAACACACCATTTGAGGATGTGCATATGTAGAGTTTGATCATTGATAGCCAAAATTTTTTCCCCTTGTTGATAAATATATCTTCATTGTTTATTCTTTTGTTGATAATGAAAGAtagttatataatttttatattgtatcaACTTCACTAAATGAATAATTATCCTCTCAAAGATCTTAcctttcaaaatctaaaattgaTATCTGAAATATTATTCTCACCACACATCATCGGGGTCACAAATATTGAGCTTCccataaaaaaaaatgttatgtTTCTAATTTCCAATCCCTAatttaacatgttttttttatacaatttttaccGTTACTTATAATTAAAGATAATATGTGTTTAGGTATAGTTagattcatattttattatttatttgcaaCAACAGTGCCAATTAAGTTAAACTTGCTAAATCATTATAACActgttttgatatatatatatatttgtaaaaaatatttttttacttaaatatacAAAGGAagcaaaaagaattaaaaattaagaacatCGTTAATCAATTAAAAAGAAGTCATGCAACTAAAAAAACACTATACCATATAAAACACAGTGTTTTCGGAATATACTGAATGATGTTATCAAATGTGGGCAGAGATAGACAGTACTCTACTCTAAAATATTGTAATATCCGCTCTTCTTCCGACAAGAAAAAAAGATCCCCAAGACAATAAGAATATACTCTTTGACATTATCTTTAATATAGATAATTAATTTCACTTCTTGTTTGcataacaacaaaacataaaaactatTTAGATCTTCTGCTTTTCCTTTTGTTATTAGTCGTATGTCATGCAACACTCAGAAACAGTACCGGTTTCCCGACCACGGTGTTTTCCGATAATACCGTTCCCAGACAGCGGAAGTTCGAGATCAAACAAGAACGAAAATAACCCGaagttttaaccaaaaaaaaaagaagaagaagaagaagaagaaaaaagctaaaagaaatggtgcaatctagacagttaaagccacgGAAGTTTCTTGCTAGTTTCCACTTTCCAACACTTGGGAAAtagtttttcttttccatttgttATTTTTGCTTTTAAAAACGAACGTGGCCCGACATTCCACCGCATAATCCCATGCAATGGGGGGTggagaataataataaaaggtgGCAAACATATTCTACATTGTTCCAGTGGATTCCATCGCCACCTTTTACGCCATGGACAGCACAGTGACACGTCGAATCACCTgagttttgattaatttatttatttttcctattcAAAATGCTATGAGAAAGAAAGGTGAGAAAGCTTGAGACACATGCTTAAAAACACTGCAAAGATTATAGCCtcaaaaaaaaatgttgtttGTTACATCGTGTTTTATTATACTTAGCATAAACAGATAACTACTTTAGCATAAACAGCTAACTACTGTGGGCTTTGTTGgcactttctcttttctttctttttggtcaTTTGAGACAAAACTGGTCATTGTCTTTGCCCCCATTGCCATTAACGTTTTTATGATACAATTTTTGCATTCAATGTGCTAAAAAATATCTAACAGTGTGTTGTGTAGAATCATTGGTATTCTTAAATTCATCAAAACTTTGAAGGGATTTACAAAAGTAGCTTCCATGAGAGTTCACCATGTGTATGTGTTTCTTTGGTTTACGACTAACCATTTCTATCTAAAAAAGAGTAATTTCACCGAACAACCTCAAATTATGGACCATATTGTtaactaagaaacataaaatttctgaacatttttaaatacttaaaaatatccttaaattcagaataaataaataaataataaaacctaatagaTATAATATTGTGCTCATGTATAATCAAAATTAGGCCTTAAACTTGAACCCAATATGATATAAACTTGAATTAAAGCCCGAAACTTGTAATTTCCCATAATAATCTTGTCCAAAAATTTTGCTCGCACAACCTTTAGTAAAATGATCATAACTTGATCTTTCGAAATTGAAAACAAGTAATTCAAAGTGCGTTTCGAACCTAAGAACTAGATCTTCAAACACTATGATAAGACATCTCATTTGGAGACGTTTACTAAGATTATCCCAATTAAAAACAAATCATTTGAaagtatttatttattgaaatactTGTATTTCTAAATATAATGTGGGTATAAAGATATAATGTTtcaaaaacatgacaaaattaaatatACTTGTTGAGGGGATGACATGTGTTCATACTATTCGTTTGGACCTAAAAAGGTAGTTTGTTATGGAGAAGGTGATCAACCCTTATGCTTAGATATTTGTTGCGGCCATTGTTATCACGAAAGACAAGGCCACTCGTCTTGGTCTTCAATAGATTTTTTCATAGAGGATGAGACCTCTTACCTTGGTCTTTAGTAAATTCTTCCAAGGGGAATGAGACCTCTCACATTAGTTAATTTATCAAAAGGGACAAACCTATCACTATAGTCTTCTTTTCCGCATACTATGTTGGATTCGTGCTTTCTTTGTTTGTTGTTTGAAGGGATGCAAGCTGATTTCTTAGATGTTTGTTCTTTGTCATGAAAAGGTTGAACAAGATGTCCCAGTTGCGTAAATATTTTGAATGTGATGTCATTGATGGTGTTGTTGCGTGCCTTCTAAGTGGATAAGAATTTTTGGGTCACCTCCATTAACATTTTCTTTTGTCAGGTTCCTTGTTGGTATTCTGTTAAAGCCCTCATATTGAAGAGGTGGCAATCGTCATTTTCCTTGTTTTTATGGAAAAAAGTGaacaaaagaaattgaatgaGATGTTTGGTGGCGAGAATTGTACATTTAGGACATTGAGGGTATATGATCTTTCAAGTGGCACTGCCTTTATTTCTTCATGCTCAAGTAACCTTCATTTTCGTTGTTTTCTTCCTTGAAAATCTATCGCCACCCCTTCTGTACCAACACTGACTTCTCCGGATATCCAACATCATGTCATCCTTAAGAAAGTTTAGTTAAATCAAGAATttcaacatctttctttcttagggTACATTTGTCACCCTTAGAGTTGCCATTGTCATGTTTAACCGTGATGCGACGAATTTCCTTTGTTGGCGATGGTGCATTTATATTTGTTTAGGGGATCTACCTTCTTAATTGTGAACCTCATTTATCTTGATACTCAGAGATTCTTTCTATAGGAGAATTGTGTTTATTCATGTACATCACCCGCTTCTATGTCAATACTTTGAAATTATATTTTCCTTCTTGTGTTACCTAAAACCTTGGAGAATAATCCTAGCAGTTGAGTGGGAATCTAAAAAAATGTTGTTTGTCTTCCTTGTCTTTAATTCCCACCCTAATGGTTTTCTTCCCTCGTGGTTGATTCCTTAATGTTTCAACTCCTATCTTCGCCACATCTCCTTATTTGGTAAGAAGATTTAAGGAGTGACCTTGAAGGTCCATCATTCTGTTATAGCATGGCGTAAGGTCTATACCTTTCTTTATTCTTAGAGAGTGGCTTAATTTCAAACAAACTTCTCTTTTCTTCATACCACTTCCTAGACACTGTATATGTCTTGGTTCTAGTAAGGAGACTTGAAAAGAGAACAGATTTGTCTGCTGGTAAGCTTATTCTAGCCTTGAACTTTGATCCTTGTGGTATCTTTTTCCAATTTCATAGAGTGTCCTCTTATTAACCTTTGTAAAGAAATGTCATTGATTGGTAATAGGTGTTTTCGTAGCCTATGTATCAACTTATGCTCCTTTTAATGACCTCTTGTGCAAAGGATGAAGGGTTTCTAACTTGATGAGAAAGGGGATAGTTTGCCATATTCCCACTGAGGATTTCTCCTTACGAGGTGTTTAAAAGAAGTATAATGATGAAAAGGAGCAAGTGATACTCCTTTTAGATGTTTCGGGCAGTGATAGTTATGACACCTTACTATAGCCTCATCTTTCATCCACTAAACAAAATGACAGTTTGGGTCTCTTTAAAATAAGGGCAGTGTTGTTGTTCCAAAGGTCGCCTTTGATACCAAgatgaattttcttattttcttggTTGTTCCCCATCCCTCTTAGCTTCTTTTGGAACATATTCTTAGAGTTgagactaaaaaaatattttaagcttaTAGCTCTCGGTATTGTTGAACAGTTGGTTGAGAGCCTTTTTCATCCTCAAAACCACAACGATATTTAATGATTTGAAGAGTTAGAAGAGAGGATGCGCATGTTGTTGCTCCACTATGATAGTTGTAAGTAAGAGGAATGGTATGCCTCTACCATGTTATCTTGGACCCATTTTTCAAGCTTGTCCCAATGTTAGTTATGGGGAATCTTAGCCTTCTTGTTCTTGGTGATTATATCCTTTATAAGGTAAAGATAGCATTTTTTAGGGTTCATGTTAgaagttgtgtgacccaaatttctGTTAAACATAAAATACAAGTGGCAAGATAGGTGGATCTACAAGGGCGAAAACTGTATAATTGGAATCCGTTTAAAAGTTTATTTcctctatttgatgttgattagaataaggtgttttaacattattgcattacttctatttgactttgattagaataagattttAAACTTATAAATAGACGTAATCGtctctcctcttgtatcattcgaattcaacatagtgaattttcttctcctctgcccgtggttttttttccaaaaaagatttccatgtaaaattttgtgtgttctattttctctctttttttgcgATACACTACCATTATCATCGTCCTATTTTCGCAGTTCCCATAGATAGCATCAATTTTTATAACAATAAAGTTATACAAGGTGTTTGATGGTACAACATAAGTTGTTCACACTACAAGAGGTGTAGAGAGTCATTGGAGTGAAGGTGGTTCACACTATGAATGGTGTGGAGAGCTATTAGTTTGGTGGTTCGAGACTAAGTTTTGACAAAGTATCTATTGTATGGATGTCTTCATTTTTACCCTGATATTAAGAGGTATTTATAAAagaaagaatataaatttatcatataattcttGCATATATCCATGTATAAATATGATATTGTAACCGAAATTAAAAAGCATCAAAATACTTGGGAAAACTGTATTGAAATTTAGCGAAAAATAATTTCGATAATTTTCTTTTACTCaaataaactttgtttttcttgagtTCGAATTCTAGATTTGTGAGACTTATAATTGCAATTATCTAGAAATTGTAATTTATGTCCAgaagttgaattttttatttgacaCATACAATTAAGGATTTCGAGTTCCACCCTCTATGAAGTCTTGATTTTTGTCCTGTGTTCAATTATTTGATGTTAAAGTCTACCCTCTAATCAGGTTATCACATAGGATTCAAAGTTTCGACagttttagttttgaaatttataatcTGCAATATTGTTATGGAAATTCCTGGTTATGGTGCTGTTAGTGATCCTTGCGATGATGGGAATCGAAATACCAAAAAAGTTCACTTCAAAGCAGTGGCTGATGGGGAAGATACTAATATGGTTGTCGATTCTGATCAATAGCCGACAATATCTTTCAAAGATAAACTCTTGGGGGGAGGCATGACTGGCCCCGATGGGAACCTCGCAAGGAATGATTATGATCTTGATTTAAAGGATGAAGATGTTAACATGTCAATAGTCAATGGGATTCCGGCAATTGACTTCTCAGATCGAATCAAAGATATATTGTTCAAAGAAATGGAATCAACTGTCATTCTTAAGTTACTCGAACGTAACATTGGCTACAACGTGCTATACAATCGTACTCTTAACCTTTAGAAATCGGTAAAATCTTTTCATTTAATGGATATTACTAATGGGTATTTTTTGGTGAAATTTCAGGAAATGGAAAATTACAATAAAGTGTTAACCCAAGGTCCAT contains:
- the LOC107939174 gene encoding uncharacterized protein isoform X2; amino-acid sequence: MSALAGSRLSPVAATGEEFSMEFLKECVGTRGIPAIPDAAQIHEKRVGINQNQNQELMYQDLAQILGLKRMDSECVSDLSDFSSAQGSFRESENRSCVEKLSKCQKEDDDIGQVARKAFGELNCDRSHLNVSAPATTPTNVCDTPSSSNFGGQGASDGTQSGKMKLLCSFGGKILPRPSDGKLRYVGGETRIISIQKCLSWKELVRKTLDVFNQPHSIKYQLPGEDLDALISVSSDEDLQNMMEEFNGLEKPEGSQRLRIFLIPFGESENAPSLEASTIQQSNPDYHYMVAVNGMVDHSPKKNCGGQCLPSEGSQLGPALDHNPSFLKRCPTSLLPLETMSCFNALHPSQVFLDSQYTTRSPFTSPPISPLAFQRGDSNTVCAQAIGDNSGMESNSSFITGHLSSENCGIENPKYKQVQQVPPALMNYSLPYIKVDASQTCQPHEGQISNPDPSTNSTSLSVLIKNNRDYNGISHERPISQAANPLNLLSASVDSMDSHPGMPHVFSDSKLQELGGRSGYYSQEGTSPSSPLNFATTRSASNVVQETLMQQQDSIGLMKSRAENDLSDSEATSDSIPDMLIFSPDPDASSRNKPIHKGADDGNDKCQTAKIDLSKSIFLTLNNYDTTILDASNSSDKIDPVLHQDEKFYEWRTPDSNMVCNEKLSNAECSRTSGVAIDSWKKDSHVSQKMVTSSLDIKDNIKYPQTSDKTTNDIIECCDFSGKVIVGQGSITSGTSNPEVTCLFPKTMEDIKDESLAGVLISDSLNGPLLVKPQQLQCVSSQKDISKEDMLISSINLYLSAVNIDSYLCSNVDKDDLQSMLQNPAKDAAPRRDFSLIDDDLNYPIQNAGKMAPIGSVHGNSIVEEFTFAQTETASVNQHQIQQDPVVIFEDEITSVPSRIEVSSAMVLPVDVTGSDIVSPIAKDLVDVIPESEFEDAAADDPDKDETFSDALIAEMEAKSYGLQIIKDADLEALRELGSGTYGTVYHGKWRGTDVAIKRIKKSCFSGRSSEQDRLMKDFWREAQILSNLHHPNVVAFYGVVPDGIGGTLATVTEYMVNGSLRNVLTKKERSLDLHKRLIIAMGAAFGMEYLHAKNIVHFDLKCDNLLVNLRDPQRPICKVGDFGLSRIKRNTLVSGGVRGTLPWMAPELLNGSSTKVSEKVDVFSFGISMWEILTGEEPYADMHCGAIIGGIVKNTLRPPIPEHCDPEWRKLMEQCWSPDPESRPSFTEITNRLRSMSMLLKPKGPRNQPKQTRP
- the LOC107939174 gene encoding uncharacterized protein isoform X3, coding for MDFMKHINFLTGEEFSMEFLKECVGTRGIPAIPDAAQIHEKRVGINQNQNQELMYQDLAQILGLKRMDSECVSDLSDFSSAQGSFRESENRSCVEKLSKCQKEDDDIGQVARKAFGELNCDRSHLNVSAPATTPTNVCDTPSSSNFGGQGASDGTQSGKMKLLCSFGGKILPRPSDGKLRYVGGETRIISIQKCLSWKELVRKTLDVFNQPHSIKYQLPGEDLDALISVSSDEDLQNMMEEFNGLEKPEGSQRLRIFLIPFGESENAPSLEASTIQQSNPDYHYMVAVNGMVDHSPKKNCGGQCLPSEGSQLGPALDHNPSFLKRCPTSLLPLETMSCFNALHPSQVFLDSQYTTRSPFTSPPISPLAFQRGDSNTVCAQAIGDNSGMESNSSFITGHLSSENCGIENPKYKQVQQVPPALMNYSLPYIKVDASQTCQPHEGQISNPDPSTNSTSLSVLIKNNRDYNGISHERPISQAANPLNLLSASVDSMDSHPGMPHVFSDSKLQELGGRSGYYSQEGTSPSSPLNFATTRSASNVVQETLMQQQDSIGLMKSRAENDLSDSEATSDSIPDMLIFSPDPDASSRNKPIHKGADDGNDKCQTAKIDLSKSIFLTLNNYDTTILDASNSSDKIDPVLHQDEKFYEWRTPDSNMVCNEKLSNAECSRTSGVAIDSWKKDSHVSQKMVTSSLDIKDNIKYPQTSDKTTNDIIECCDFSGKVIVGQGSITSGTSNPEVTCLFPKTMEDIKDESLAGVLISDSLNGPLLVKPQQLQCVSSQKDISKEDMLISSINLYLSAVNIDSYLCSNVDKDDLQSMLQNPAKDAAPRRDFSLIDDDLNYPIQNAGKMAPIGSVHGNSIVEEFTFAQTETASVNQHQIQQDPVVIFEDEITSVPSRIEVSSAMVLPVDVTGSDIVSPIAKDLVDVIPESEFEDAAADDPDKDETFSDALIAEMEAKSYGLQIIKDADLEALRELGSGTYGTVYHGKWRGTDVAIKRIKKSCFSGRSSEQDRLMKDFWREAQILSNLHHPNVVAFYGVVPDGIGGTLATVTEYMVNGSLRNVLTKKERSLDLHKRLIIAMGAAFGMEYLHAKNIVHFDLKCDNLLVNLRDPQRPICKVGDFGLSRIKRNTLVSGGVRGTLPWMAPELLNGSSTKVSEKVDVFSFGISMWEILTGEEPYADMHCGAIIGGIVKNTLRPPIPEHCDPEWRKLMEQCWSPDPESRPSFTEITNRLRSMSMLLKPKGPRNQPKQTRP
- the LOC107939174 gene encoding uncharacterized protein isoform X1 codes for the protein MIREAPNTSDQLIEQEYISAVPCVTKNVNNYNISVQTGEEFSMEFLKECVGTRGIPAIPDAAQIHEKRVGINQNQNQELMYQDLAQILGLKRMDSECVSDLSDFSSAQGSFRESENRSCVEKLSKCQKEDDDIGQVARKAFGELNCDRSHLNVSAPATTPTNVCDTPSSSNFGGQGASDGTQSGKMKLLCSFGGKILPRPSDGKLRYVGGETRIISIQKCLSWKELVRKTLDVFNQPHSIKYQLPGEDLDALISVSSDEDLQNMMEEFNGLEKPEGSQRLRIFLIPFGESENAPSLEASTIQQSNPDYHYMVAVNGMVDHSPKKNCGGQCLPSEGSQLGPALDHNPSFLKRCPTSLLPLETMSCFNALHPSQVFLDSQYTTRSPFTSPPISPLAFQRGDSNTVCAQAIGDNSGMESNSSFITGHLSSENCGIENPKYKQVQQVPPALMNYSLPYIKVDASQTCQPHEGQISNPDPSTNSTSLSVLIKNNRDYNGISHERPISQAANPLNLLSASVDSMDSHPGMPHVFSDSKLQELGGRSGYYSQEGTSPSSPLNFATTRSASNVVQETLMQQQDSIGLMKSRAENDLSDSEATSDSIPDMLIFSPDPDASSRNKPIHKGADDGNDKCQTAKIDLSKSIFLTLNNYDTTILDASNSSDKIDPVLHQDEKFYEWRTPDSNMVCNEKLSNAECSRTSGVAIDSWKKDSHVSQKMVTSSLDIKDNIKYPQTSDKTTNDIIECCDFSGKVIVGQGSITSGTSNPEVTCLFPKTMEDIKDESLAGVLISDSLNGPLLVKPQQLQCVSSQKDISKEDMLISSINLYLSAVNIDSYLCSNVDKDDLQSMLQNPAKDAAPRRDFSLIDDDLNYPIQNAGKMAPIGSVHGNSIVEEFTFAQTETASVNQHQIQQDPVVIFEDEITSVPSRIEVSSAMVLPVDVTGSDIVSPIAKDLVDVIPESEFEDAAADDPDKDETFSDALIAEMEAKSYGLQIIKDADLEALRELGSGTYGTVYHGKWRGTDVAIKRIKKSCFSGRSSEQDRLMKDFWREAQILSNLHHPNVVAFYGVVPDGIGGTLATVTEYMVNGSLRNVLTKKERSLDLHKRLIIAMGAAFGMEYLHAKNIVHFDLKCDNLLVNLRDPQRPICKVGDFGLSRIKRNTLVSGGVRGTLPWMAPELLNGSSTKVSEKVDVFSFGISMWEILTGEEPYADMHCGAIIGGIVKNTLRPPIPEHCDPEWRKLMEQCWSPDPESRPSFTEITNRLRSMSMLLKPKGPRNQPKQTRP